Proteins from one Podospora pseudoanserina strain CBS 124.78 chromosome 1, whole genome shotgun sequence genomic window:
- a CDS encoding hypothetical protein (COG:I; COG:O; COG:T; EggNog:ENOG503NYN1): MIIGNYGATDDVDMDVDPEDAGPARLAVIPDEDIGTQIRDISASNPGKTLLPTPVAKVVSFATRSTGLALRMSTVIGGYGFDAAKLTTLSSLELGRSILGGIISRAGKDVISRSGTDLGRADAETTLERSLENLHRTMTQIVFWTTTSFHMTGTTLAMFSETSQLLLSTLDQFFGSTDSSRAMASIITLIRREFQNPATGRQGEKVGVIDLMLGLCGMAYLQRWCRRLLEEESRTLRVEEVVWDVVVLSDGVRVDVHEGSLYGVHNGSYAAEEASSKETVIAINSNGELNDDDRSRLPVAQLEQQIMRSLPDNARVSITRQIRTTEIITVEVTGGDEDIRVDTPPGVELIEEPRAVRHSLSQTQLRGRPENSISDSRFVFRHSRSHERRSWFQKEHGDVSQVPGFVERMDTESPGTSDVETDEEDPPPPPSVPPKSSREQLRPPIRRPNFQGSGSPISPSSISKPSRIPSASRHGVENAANQKRPRIPPTDSSSNNDRPSSSSGRQSFNRLLPSYKQQKEDSGPSIGSSAKKGGFRSAFTKPGRLFNREDSGSESSAGKTKETAKPVKPARPPSHLAVPSKQSSLIPKQPVIVPPQKTTATKTSRPGTADSRRSVPRSESRASYISVHSRRDSSISQTETFSITTADDYRPVSPYQENSSTNPVVRKARSDRELGGPLGGPGTNHRRVKSHMYAPSIYTLRANESQSSLVPYQNYQSRSAYSDTEALGTLRKAGKLDTIFPNDHFLTNITRYMRFASASYGSNFLRVLGIAKEMPILRALDDTHHELRCFAHHTESDANSILLSSFVDPQGGSDGTGSTNTGVPLVHYISLDHKAKAVVLACRGTLGFEDVLADMTCDYDDLVWRGKAYKVHKGVHASAKRLLYGGDGRVLNTLKQALEEFSDYGLVLTGHSLGGAVTALLGVMLSEPHPSSSTFITSPNPHTRLLGDGTTTTAFRHQEICLPAGRPVHVFAYGPPSTMSASLSKATRGLITSIVNGNDLVPYLSLGVLHDFQAVSLAFKTDNNEAKVEVRQRIWDALQSGIADKWYGSSGSGGESCKREDDDQWAYAALKVLRASMMSQKLLPPGEVFVVESTRVLRRDAFLVPEIGGEDLGRPAHRVVLKYVRDVEKRFREVRFGTSMLTDHSPGKYEDALNKLRSGVMDH; encoded by the coding sequence ATGATTATTGGAAACTATGGAGCCACAGACGATGTCGATATGGACGTGGATCCGGAGGACGCAGGTCCTGCTCGACTTGCCGTGATTCCTGACGAGGACATCGGAACCCAGATTCGCGATATCTCAGCCTCGAATCCCGGGAAGACCCTTCTGCCAACCCCGGTGGCCAAAGTCGTCAGTTTTGCGACCCGGTCTACAGGTCTAGCTCTACGTATGAGCACGGTAATAGGTGGATATGGCTTCGATGCCGCAAAGCTCACCACCTTGTCGAGTCTGGAACTTGGTCGCAGTATTCTCGGAGGCATCATCAGCAGAGCTGGAAAAGATGTCATCTCGCGTTCTGGCACAGATCTCGGAAGAGCAGATGCTGAAACTACACTTGAACGGAGCCTTGAAAACTTGCACAGGACCATGACCCAGATCGTCTTTTGGACCACAACCAGTTTTCACATGACGGGTACAACGCTCGCCATGTTCTCTGAGActtcccagctcctcctgTCGACCCTGGATCAGTTTTTCGGCTCAACAGATTCATCGCGGGCCATGGCAAGCATCATCACTTTGATCCGTCGCGAGTTTCAGAACCCCGCAACGGGCAGACAGGGAGAAAAGGTCGGCGTGATTGACTTGATGCTGGGCCTGTGTGGGATGGCATATCTGCAGAGATGGTGTCGGCGCCTGCTCGAAGAGGAGAGTCGTACCTTGAGGGTCGAGGAGGTAGTGTGGGACGTGGTAGTGCTGAGTGATGGTGTCCGGGTTGATGTGCATGAGGGGAGTCTGTATGGAGTACACAACGGATCGtacgccgccgaggaggcctCGTCGAAGGAAACAGTGAtcgccatcaacagcaacggcgAACTCAACGACGATGACCGAAGTCGCCTTCCTGTGGCCCAACTAGAGCAACAAATCATGAGGTCTCTTCCCGATAACGCTAGAGTGTCTATCACCCGGCAGATTCGCACGACCGAGATTATCACAGTGGAGGTTACcggcggtgatgaggataTCAGGGTTGACACACCTCCTGGCGTGGAACTGATTGAGGAGCCCCGGGCTGTTCGCCACAGCTTGTCCCAGACTCAACTGCGTGGCCGCCCGGAGAACAGCATCTCTGATTCTCGGTTTGTGTTCCGGCATTCACGAAGTCACGAGAGGCGAAGCTGGTTTCAAAAGGAGCACGGAGATGTCAGCCAGGTTCCCGGGTTTGTGGAACGGATGGACACGGAGTCTCCCGGAACGTCAGACGTGGAAACGGACGAAGAAgacccgccaccaccaccatcggtCCCTCCTAAGTCATCGAGAGAACAATTACGACCACCTATCCGACGCCCCAACTTCCAAGGCTCTGGTTCGCCGATATCGCCGTCTTCCATCAGCAAACCATCCCGTATACCTTCTGCATCGAGACACGGGGTGGAGAACGCAGCAAATCAGAAGCGACCAAGGATACCCCCAACCGATTCCTCATCAAACAATGACAGGCCGAGCTCCTCTTCCGGGAGACAGTCATTCAACCGATTGCTGCCTTCCTACAAGCAGCAGAAGGAAGATTCGGGTCCCAGTATAGGCTCCTCAGCCAAGAAAGGGGGTTTCAGAAGCGCGTTTACCAAGCCAGGACGGCTCTTTAATAGAGAGGATTCTGGCTCAGAGAGCAGCGCCGGGAAGACCAAGGAAACTGCGAAGCCTGTCAAGCCCGCCAGGCCACCATCACATCTAGCAGTTCCTAGCAAACAGTCCTCTCTGATTCCAAAACAGCCTGTAATTGTGCCGCCACAGAAGACGACAGCGACAAAAACATCGCGGCCAGGGACTGCTGATTCACGCCGAAGTGTTCCGAGGAGCGAGTCGCGGGCTAGCTATATTTCAGTGCACAGCCGTCGGGACTCTTCCATCTCCCAAACCGAAACATTCTCTATCACAACCGCGGATGACTATCGGCCGGTCTCACCTTATCAGGAGAATTCGTCAACCAATCCTGTTGTTAGGAAGGCGAGGTCGGACAGAGAGCTTGGTGGTCCGCTTGGTGGTCCAGGGACTAACCATCGTCGGGTCAAATCTCACATGTATGCGCCCAGCATCTACACTCTCAGGGCCAATGAATCGCAAAGTTCGCTTGTTCCATACCAAAACTACCAGTCCAGGAGTGCCTACAGCGATACCGAGGCGTTGGGCACTCTGCGAAAAGCTGGGAAACTGGACACCATCTTTCCCAACGACCATTTTCTGACCAACATCACTCGATACATGAGATTCGCTTCTGCTTCTTATGGGTCAAACTTCCTCAGAGTGCTGGGCATTGCCAAAGAGATGCCCATCTTGCGCGCCCTCGATGACACCCACCACGAACTCCGCTGCTTCGCTCACCACACCGAATCCGATGCCAACAGCATTctgctctcctcctttgTCGACCCCCAAGGTGGCTCTGACGGCACGGGCTCCACCAACACTGGCGTACCCCTCGTTCATTACATCTCTCTTGACCACAAGGCCAAAGCCGTTGTGCTTGCCTGCCGTGGGACGCTTGGCTTCGAAGATGTCTTGGCAGACATGACGTGTGACTATGATGACCTTGTCTGGCGTGGCAAGGCTTACAAAGTCCACAAAGGTGTCCACGCTTCGGCCAAGCGGCTGCTCTATGGCGGTGACGGCAGGGTCCTCAACACGCTCAAGCAAGCCCTGGAAGAATTCTCCGATTACGGTCTCGTCCTCACCGGTCACTCCCTTGGCGGTGCTGTTACCGCTCTCTTGGGAGTTATGCTCTCGGAGCCACACCCAAGCAGTTccaccttcatcacctcacccaaccctcatACTCGACTCCTCGGCGACGGCACCACAACTACTGCTTTCCGGCATCAAGAGATATGCCTCCCTGCTGGCCGCCCGGTCCACGTTTTCGCCTATGGCCCGCCTTCGACGATGTCGGCTTCTCTGAGCAAAGCTACTCGCGGTCTGATCACCAGCATTGTCAACGGCAACGACCTCGTGCCCTATCTTTCACTGGGAGTCCTCCACGACTTTCAGGCAGTGTCGCTGGCCTTCAAGACAGACAACAATGAGGCCAAGGTGGAAGTCAGACAGCGAATCTGGGACGCGTTGCAGTCAGGGATAGCAGACAAGTGGTATGGCTCTAGCGGGAGCGGTGGCGAGTCTTgcaagagggaggatgacgatCAGTGGGCTTATGCTGCGCTCAAGGTTCTCAGAGCGAGCATGATGAGCCAGAAGTTGCTGCCGCCTGGAGAGGTGTTCGTTGTGGAGAGCACACGGGTGTTGAGGCGAGATGCCTTTTTGGTGCCGGAGATTGGCGGAGAGGATCTGGGAAGACCAGCCCACCGAGTGGTGTTGAAGTATGTGAGGGATGTAGAGAAAAGGTtcagggaggtgaggtttggGACGAGCATGTTGACTGATCACAGTCCTGGGAAGTATGAGGATGCGTTGAACAAGTTGAGGTCTGGTGTGATGGACCACTGA
- the GNA1 gene encoding Glucosamine-phosphate N-acetyltransferase-like protein (EggNog:ENOG503P4F6; COG:M), whose amino-acid sequence MSTQDLFSADLLSPSVQAELPEGYKLRALRSEDYEHGFLDCLRVLTTVGDISRQEFDERYQWLAKQDGTYFILVVEDTNLNPPRIVGTGALIVERKFIHGLGKVGHIEDIAVAKDQQGKKLGLRIIQALDFIARETGCYKTILDCSEHNEGFYVKCGFKRAGLEMAHYHNK is encoded by the exons ATGAGCACCCAAGATCTTTTCTCGGCCGACCTCCTTTCTCCCAGTGTCCAGGCTGAGCTCCCAGAGGGTTACAAGCTCCGCGCGCTTCGGTCAGAAGACTACGAGCATGGCTTTCTCGACTGTCTTCGAGTCCTGACAACCGTGGGGGATATCTCCCGGCAGGAGTTTGACGAACGCTACCAGTGGCTGGCCAAGCAAGACGGCACTTACTTTATTCTCGTGGTTGAAGAtaccaacctcaacccacccAGGATCGTGGGTACCGGTGCGCTGATCGTGGAGCGCAAGTT CATTCACGGCCTTGGGAAGGTCGGACACATCGAAGACATCGCTGTTGCGAAGGACCAACAAGGGAAGAAACTGGGTCTTAGAATTATCCAGGCTCTCGACTTCATCGCCAGAGAGACGGGTTGCTACAAGACAATCCTGGACTGCAGCGAGCACAATGAGGGCTTCTATGTCAAGTGTGGATTTAAGAGAGCGGGGCTCGAGATGGCCCATTATCACAACAAATAA
- a CDS encoding hypothetical protein (EggNog:ENOG503PXW9), with protein MGVIAEDLNATVARVRIALIQSQVRDQATSPVRRARRRSTTTAVYAGSKDGVPVFSKQKVVRVI; from the exons ATGGGCGTCATTGCTGAGGATCTCAACGCTACCGTCGCCCGTGTGCGCATTGCTCTGATTCAGTCGCA AGTCCGTGATCAAgcaacctcccccgtcaGGAGAGCCCGCAGAAGATCGACTACTACCGCTGTGTACGCTGGATCCAAGGACGGAGTGCCAGTTTTCTCCAAGCAGAAGGTTGTCAGAGTGATCTAA
- a CDS encoding hypothetical protein (EggNog:ENOG503NYYA; COG:S), which translates to MTGLDGYRPDNTVRCEEFLARGWAAVVVEIPGTADCPADSADPESPDRLWSSLLDWMAKEGRFDMKKVMVWGLSSGGYYAVRVAHTHKERIIGSVAQGAGVHYFYDREWLERADGHEYPFKLTPAMAHKHGFGSVDEYKEKVQKKFSLLETGILKMESARLLLINGTLDGLMPIEDSMMLFEHGSPKEARFFANALHMGYPMANSSVYPWMESVMKSVQGSK; encoded by the exons ATGactgggttggatgggtACCGGCCTGACAATACCGTTCGGTGTGAGGAGTTTTTGGCTCGGGGGTGGgcagctgttgttgtggagaTCCCTGGGACGGCGGACTGCCCGGCTGATAGTGCCGATCCTGAGAGCCCGGATAGGCTGTGGAGTTCGTTGCTGGATTGGATGGCGAAAGAGGGGAGGTTTGATATGAAGAAGGTCATGGTCTGGGGATTGAGTAGCGGGGGCTATTATGCCGTGCGGGTGGCGCATACGCACAAGGAGAGGATCATTGGGAGTGTTGCtcagggggcgggggttCATTACTTTTATGATAGGGAGTGGCTGGAGCGGGCGGATGGGCATGAGTATCCCTTCAAGTTGACGCCGGCGATGGCGCATAAGCATGGGTTTGGGAGCGTGGACGAGTATAAGGAGAAGGTGCAGAAGAAGTTTTCGTTGTTGGAGACGGGGATTCTGAAGATGGAGAGCgcgaggttgttgttgatcaaT GGCACGCTGGACGGTCTCATGCCCATCGAGGACTCGATGATGCTGTTTGAGCATGGCTCGCCCAAGGAGGCCAGGTTCTTCGCCAATGCTCTGCATATGGGCTACCCGATGGCCAACAGCTCGGTGTATCCCTGGATGGAGTCTGTGATGAAGTCGGTTCAGGGATCAAAGTGA
- a CDS encoding hypothetical protein (EggNog:ENOG503NXBI; COG:Q), producing the protein MFSLKDHTALVTGGTRGIGQAVAIALAEAGADVILVQRNAKDEETATAIRKLGRRVTVVAADLSSPAEVKRIVPELLDEGREIRILVNCAGIQRRYPCEEFPDEDFNEVIQVNLNSVFTLCRDIGAHMLTLEPSPVTGRKGSIINFASLLTFQGGLTVPAYAASKGAVGQLTKSFANEWTSKGITVNAIAPGYIETEMNTALLNDKERLASISARIPAGRWGTPEDFKGTAVYLASKASAYVSGHVLVVDGGWMGR; encoded by the exons ATGTTTTCCCTCAAAGATCACACTGCCCTCGTGACCGGCGGAACGCGGGGTATCGGGCAAGCTGTCGCCATTGCACTCGCCGAAGCCGGTGCAGATGTCATTTTGGTCCAG AGAAATGCAAAGGACGAAGAGACAGCAACCGCCATCCGGAAACTGGGGCGCAGAGTTACAGTCGTTGCGGCAGACCTCAGTTCTCCTGcagaggtgaagaggatCGTTCCCGAGCTACTAGACGAGGGCCGGGAAATACGCATACTGGTCAATTGCGCCGGCATCCAGCGGCGGTACCCCTGCGAGGAGTTCCCAGATGAGGACTTTAACGAAGTCATTCAggtcaacctcaacagcGTCTTTACCCTCTGTCGGGATATTGGTGCTCACATGTTGACGCTTGAGCCCTCGCCCGTCACTGGCCGCAAGggatccatcatcaactttgcTTCTCTGCTCACCTTCCAGGGAGGACTCACCGTGCCGGCTTATGCTGCTTCGAAGGGAGCTGTTGGGCAGCTCACCAAGAGCTTTGCCAACGAGTGGACATCCAAGGGAATCACGGTGAACGCCATTGCGCCTGGATACATCGAGACGGAAATGAACACTGCGCTGCTGAACGACAAGGAGAGGCTGGCGAGTATCAGCGCGAGGATACCGGCCGGAAGG TGGGGCACCCCTGAAGACTTCAAAGGGACAGCCGTATATCTAGCCAGCAAAGCAAGTGCATATGTGAGCGGTCATGTCCTCGTTGTGGACGGCGGATGGATGGGTCGGTAA
- a CDS encoding hypothetical protein (EggNog:ENOG503NUAP; COG:Q) → MSTEVKTSVLYGAKDLRLETRPLPPLTPNDVRVTVKATGLCGSDLHYYNHFRNGDILVREPLTLGHESAGIVTAVGSAVTNLSPGDKVALEVGQPCESCNLCLRGRYNICSEMKFRSSAKAWPHAQGTLQEEIVHPRKWCHKLPEGVSLEDGALVEPMAVALHALQRAKLEEGAKVLVFGAGTVGLLCAGVSKVVSKASVIIADIQEERVKFATENGFADEGVVVPMKRPETIEEKLVFAREVAEMVGEKMGQADGTFECTGVESCLQAAIFATAPGGKVMIIGMGNPVQTLPISAASIREVDLVGVFRYANAYPKVIELLANGLRSKLPGLNHLITQRFTGIENIPKAFGMAGRVKDDEGRLVIKVLVNM, encoded by the exons ATGTCCACTGAAGTCAAAACCTCGGTCCTCTATGGGGCTAAAGACCTCCGTCTT GAAACCCGCCCGCTTCCACCCCTCACGCCAAACGACGTCCGCGTCACCGTCAAAGCCACCGGCCTCTGCGGCTCAGACCTTCACTATTACAACCACTTCCGCAATGGCGACATCCTTGTCCGCGAGCCTCTGACTCTGGGCCACGAGTCGGCCGGAATCGTCACCGCTGTCGGCTCAGCCGTCACCAATCTGTCCCCCGGAGACAAGGTGGCTCTTGAAGTTGGACAACCGTGTGAATCATGCAATCTTTGTCTTCGAGGGAGGTACAACATATGCTCCGAGATGAAGTTCCGCTCTTCCGCCAAGGCGTGGCCTCATGCCCAGGGGACGctgcaggaggagattgtACACCCCCGGAAGTGGTGTCATAAACTACCCGAGGGAGTGAGCTTGGAGGATGGAGCACTGGTTGAGCCGATGGCTGTTGCTCTTCACGCGCTGCAGAGGGCAAAGTTGGAGGAAGGGGCAAAGGTTTTGGTCTTTGGGGCTGGGACGGTGGGCTTGCTTTGCGCGGGCGTTAGTAAAGTTGTGAGTAAGGCCAGTGTGATTATTGCGGATATtcaggaggagagggtcaAGTTCGCGACCGAGAATGGGTTTgcggatgagggggtggtcgTGCCAATGAAGAGGCCGGAGACGATagaggagaagctggtgtttgcgagggaggtggcggagatGGTAGGGGAGAAAATGGGACAGGCGGATGGGACGTTTGAGTGTACGGGGGTGGAGAGCTGTCTGCAGGCTGCCATCTTT GCCACGGCTCCAGGAGGCAAAGTCATGATCATCGGCATGGGCAACCCAGTTCAGACTCTTCCCATCTCAGCAGCCTCGATCCGAGAGGTCGACCTCGTTGGAGTCTTCAGATATGCAAATGCTTACCCAAAAGTCATTGAGCTGCTCGCTAATGGTCTTCGATCAAAGTTGCCTGGGTTAAATCACCTGATCACGCAACGCTTCACAGGTATTGAGAACATACCCAAAGCGTTTGGAATGGCGGGTCGAGTCAAAGACGACGAGGGAAGATTGGTGATCAAGGTGCTGGTCAATATGTAA